The genomic window TCCGTATTCTCTACGGAGGCAGTGTGACCCCGGATAACGTCTTTTCCTTCGTGGTCCAGAAGAACATCGACGGGACACTTGTGGGCGGGGCGAGTCTCGACCCTTCGAAATTTCTGGCGATTGTAGAGGAAACGGAACGAGCATTCCTTGAGAAGAGTAAAGGGGTTTGAGTATGGAAGCGTGGATGGTTGTTCAGATTGTGATTTCGGTGCTCCTCATTCTTGTGGTTGTGCTGCAGCCTCGAAAGTCCGGCGTTGGTGGAGGGATTTTCGGAGGCATGACTCGAGCAGACCGGAGTGCTAAGTTTAAAGCCCTCCCAATACTCAGCAAACTCACCGTTGTCCTTGGGGTGGCACTCATGGTTTTGTCTCTTGCCTTTTCCCTCCTCCTTGCTCGGTAGGGGGATTGGTGATGCAGCGGCCGTGGATTACCTCTCTTGAGGAGGTAGCAGCTTTCTCCCCGGGGAAGGGGAGACGCTTCTATTCAGCCACGCACGAGGAAATCCAGAAAGGGTACACGACGGATGTTTACTTCGTTACCGCTCAGGAAATCCTTCGCCATTTGAGGCTTGCCGACACAATTGTGACCGCGGAAGTTTTTCCTCGCCGTGCTGGTGTTCTCTGCGGTGTTTCGGAAGTCCTCAACCTTCTTGCTGAGAGCAATGTCGAGGTATGGGGT from Candidatus Caldatribacterium sp. includes these protein-coding regions:
- the secG gene encoding preprotein translocase subunit SecG, whose amino-acid sequence is MEAWMVVQIVISVLLILVVVLQPRKSGVGGGIFGGMTRADRSAKFKALPILSKLTVVLGVALMVLSLAFSLLLAR